GATGAAAATAACAAATTTTTTAGGCTAAATTTAAAAAGCGTCAAGATCGAGCAGCTAGTAAGCCCGCTAATGGAGACCATAGGCTCAATAGGCGTGGCAGCAGTAATCATCATAGGCGGCAAAGACGTCATAGACGGGCATATAAACATGGGCGCATTCTTTTCATTTCTAACAGCGCTTTTCATGCTCTACACCCCGCTAAAACGCATCGTAAATATCTATAATAAGATGCAAGATGCCATCGCAGCGAGCGAGAGGACGTTTTTCTTGATGGATAAGGTAAGCCAGATAAAAGATGGCCAAAATGAGCTAAACGAAGAGATAAATTTGATCAAATTTAACGACGTCCGCCTAAGCTACGGCGACAAAGAGGTCTTAAAAGGGATAAATTTAGAGGCAAATAAGTCAGAATTTATAGCCCTTGTTGGCTCAAGTGGTGGCGGAAAAAGCTCGCTTATGAATTTGCTTATGAGATTTTACGATGTAAATGGCGGAGAAATTTTGATAAACGGCACAAATTTAAAAGATATCAAAATTCACTCACTTCGCCAAAATATCGGACTTGTAACCCAACGCGTCTATATCTTTAACGACACAGTTGCTAAAAACGTGGCTTACGGCAGAGAATTTAATGAAGATGCCGTGATAAACGCACTAAAACTAGCAAATGCTTACGAATTTGTAAGCAAGCTTGATGATGGCATAAACACTATCTTAAATGAATTTGGCACCAACCTCTCAGGCGGTCAAAGACAGCGTATCGCCATAGCAAGAGCACTCTATCAAAACCCGCAAATCCTCATCTTTGACGAGGCTACATCAGCACTTGATAACGAGAGTGAAAAAGAGATCACAAAGGCCATAAACAACCTTAGAAGCAAAAAGATCATCTTTGTCATCGCTCACCGCCTAAGCACAGTTGAAAATGCCGATAAAATCGCAGTTTTAAGTGATGGCAAGATCATTGATAGCGGAAGCGACGAGGAGCTTAGTAAGAGAAATGAAATTTATGCAAAACTTAAGGGCAAAGCCTTAGTTTAAGGCGATTTTTGCTAAGATTTGCGTAAATTTTTAGGCATTTTAAAGAGGTTAAAATGAGCTTAAACTACGATACTTTAAAATCTATATTTTTCAAATTTGATCCTGAAACTGCCCACAAGATCGCTGAAGTCGCGATGGTCGGAGCAAATAAAATATTCCCTGGCTCGCTAAGCTTTTTAGCGCACAAATGCGTGGTCGATGACAATGCGCTAAAACAAAATTTATTCTCAAGCACCTACCACAACCCAGTTGGCATAGCTGGCGGCTTTGATAAAAACGCCACGATGTTTGAGGCGCTAACGGCTCTTGGCTTTGGGCATTTAGAATTTGGCACATTTACGCCAAAACCACAACCCGGCAACGCAAAGCCTAGGCTTTTTAGGCTCATAGACGAAGAGAGCATTCAAAATGCAATGGGCTTTAACAATGAAGGTTGCGAAGCTATCAAAAATAGAGTAAAAAAGATATATCCTTTTACCATACCGATCTGGGCAAACATCGGTAAAAACAAGGTTACGCCAAATGAGGATGCGATAAAAGACTATGAAATTTTAGTAAGAGAATTTAGCGAAATTTGCGATACATTTGTCATAAATGTTTCGTCGCCAAACACGCCAAATTTAAGAGCTTTGCAAGATGAGAGCTTTATAAAAGAGCTTTTTAGCGTCATTTTGCCACTTACTAAAAAGCCGATCATCTTTAAAATAGCTCCCGATATGAGCCACGAAGATGCGATCAGGCTTTGTAGCTGCGCGGTAGAAAACGGCGCTAGCGGCGTGCTTGTTTCAAATACAAGCGTTGATTACTCACTCTCTCACTCGTCAAATTTAAAAGATTTTGGCGGACTAAGTGGCAAGGTGATCGCTCAAAAGTCAAAAGAGATATTTAAAGCCGTGGCAGACGAGCTTTATGGCAAGACGACACTTATCGCATGTGGCGGCATAGATAGCGGAGCTGACGCCTATGAGCGCATAAAAATGGGGGCAAATTTGGTCCAAATTTTTACAAGCTTTATCTTTAAAGGGCCGATGATCGCAAGAGATATAAATTTAGAAATTTTAGAGCTTTTAAAAAGAGATGGCTTTGCCTCTATCAGCGAAGCAGTCGGCGCAAACGTTAAAAAATAGAGGGCAAGAGATTGATAAAATTTAATAAATTTAAACTAGACAACGGACTTGAAATTTATCACGTGCCAGTAAATCCTGGCTCGAAGGTGATAAGCGTCGATGTTTTTTATAAAGTTGGCTCCAGAAACGAAGTGATGGGTAAAAGCGGCATCGCTCACATGCTAGAGCATCTAAATTTCAAATCAACCAAAAATTTACGTGCAGGCGAGTTTGATGAGATAGTAAAGGGCTTTGGCGGCGTAAATAACGCAAGCACGGGCTTTGACTACACTCACTACTTCATAAAAGCCTCAAAT
This genomic stretch from Campylobacter concisus harbors:
- a CDS encoding ABC transporter ATP-binding protein, which translates into the protein MNNFGLKDVLKRFGPYFKDYIPHFIFAIIGMGLASGGTAVSAYLVEPVLNKIFVEKNEKLLYILPCAIIAIYVIKNIGTFMQAYFTAYIGQDTIRRFREKMVANLLNLDMDFFNEFRTGELISRTTNDIDRIRSIVSSIIPELTRESVTIIGLLCVVIYQSPKLAFFALVVMPVAIYPISRLAKRMKKISKQSQEKTSDITSALSEIFTNIEIIKANNAQEYEHSRFVDENNKFFRLNLKSVKIEQLVSPLMETIGSIGVAAVIIIGGKDVIDGHINMGAFFSFLTALFMLYTPLKRIVNIYNKMQDAIAASERTFFLMDKVSQIKDGQNELNEEINLIKFNDVRLSYGDKEVLKGINLEANKSEFIALVGSSGGGKSSLMNLLMRFYDVNGGEILINGTNLKDIKIHSLRQNIGLVTQRVYIFNDTVAKNVAYGREFNEDAVINALKLANAYEFVSKLDDGINTILNEFGTNLSGGQRQRIAIARALYQNPQILIFDEATSALDNESEKEITKAINNLRSKKIIFVIAHRLSTVENADKIAVLSDGKIIDSGSDEELSKRNEIYAKLKGKALV
- a CDS encoding quinone-dependent dihydroorotate dehydrogenase — encoded protein: MSLNYDTLKSIFFKFDPETAHKIAEVAMVGANKIFPGSLSFLAHKCVVDDNALKQNLFSSTYHNPVGIAGGFDKNATMFEALTALGFGHLEFGTFTPKPQPGNAKPRLFRLIDEESIQNAMGFNNEGCEAIKNRVKKIYPFTIPIWANIGKNKVTPNEDAIKDYEILVREFSEICDTFVINVSSPNTPNLRALQDESFIKELFSVILPLTKKPIIFKIAPDMSHEDAIRLCSCAVENGASGVLVSNTSVDYSLSHSSNLKDFGGLSGKVIAQKSKEIFKAVADELYGKTTLIACGGIDSGADAYERIKMGANLVQIFTSFIFKGPMIARDINLEILELLKRDGFASISEAVGANVKK